The following proteins come from a genomic window of Triticum aestivum cultivar Chinese Spring chromosome 6A, IWGSC CS RefSeq v2.1, whole genome shotgun sequence:
- the LOC123132555 gene encoding uncharacterized protein isoform X1, whose amino-acid sequence MPPCVAGCHVAAVEAAAGDRGRDGDADRLQRAARRLLLHGGQVRRAAVPRLRAHAPGLQGRLRRHDGQAPLLRPRLQDARPSLVEDVRQGLLPQGKVKAGHEYDDATFERIFGQIYAAFGSPAPYSVFPDARPFLRWLRGEGIMAGVVTNADCRYRDVVLPALGLNQGSEWDFGVFSGVAGVEKPDRRIYEMALEAAGGVAPEEALHIGDSMSKDYAPARAVGMHALLLDRFGTADAERWRRSGAVVLPDLVSAREWLIRDPPAAHGGTDNAWAEE is encoded by the exons ATGCCTCCGTGCGTCGCCGGCTGCCATGTCGCTGCTGTCGAGGCTGCGGCTGGTGACCGTGGACGTGACGGGGACGCTGATCGCCTACAGAGGGCAGCTCGGCGACTACTACTGCACGGCGGCCAGGTCCGCCGGGCTGCCGTGCCCCGGCTACGCGCGCATGCACCAGGCCTTCAAGGCCGCCTACGCCGACATGACGGCCAAGCACCCCTGCTTCGGCCACGCCTCCAGGATGCCCGACCATCGCTGGTGGAGGACGTGCGTCAGGGACTCCTTCCTCAGGGTAAGGTGAAG GCAGGACACGAGTACGATGATGCCACATTTGAGCGGATCTTCGGGCAAATCTACGCCGCCTTCGGCTCCCCCGCCCCGTACTCGGTGTTCCCCGACGCGCGGCCCTTCCTCCGGTGGCTGCGCGGCGAGGGGATCATGGCCGGGGTCGTCACCAACGCGGACTGCCGCTACAGGGACGTCGTCCTGCCCGCGCTGGGGCTGAACCAG GGGTCCGAGTGGGACTTCGGGGTGTTCTCGGGCGTCGCCGGCGTCGAGAAGCCCGACCGGCGGATCTACGAGATGGCGCTGGAGGCGGCCGGGGGCGTGGCGCCGGAGGAGGCGCTGCACATCGGCGACAGCATGAGCAAGGACTACGCGCCGGCCCGGGCCGTCGggatgcacgcgctgctgctgGACAGGTTCGGGACCGCTGATGCCGAGAGGTGGCGGCGGTCCGGCGCGGTGGTGCTCCCTGACCTCGTCTCCGCCCGGGAGTGGCTCATCCGGGATCCCCCTGCCGCGCATGGAGGAACCGACAACGCCTGGGCGGAGGAGTGA
- the LOC123132555 gene encoding haloacid dehalogenase-like hydrolase domain-containing protein 3 isoform X2: protein MSLLSRLRLVTVDVTGTLIAYRGQLGDYYCTAARSAGLPCPGYARMHQAFKAAYADMTAKHPCFGHASRMPDHRWWRTCVRDSFLRAGHEYDDATFERIFGQIYAAFGSPAPYSVFPDARPFLRWLRGEGIMAGVVTNADCRYRDVVLPALGLNQGSEWDFGVFSGVAGVEKPDRRIYEMALEAAGGVAPEEALHIGDSMSKDYAPARAVGMHALLLDRFGTADAERWRRSGAVVLPDLVSAREWLIRDPPAAHGGTDNAWAEE, encoded by the exons ATGTCGCTGCTGTCGAGGCTGCGGCTGGTGACCGTGGACGTGACGGGGACGCTGATCGCCTACAGAGGGCAGCTCGGCGACTACTACTGCACGGCGGCCAGGTCCGCCGGGCTGCCGTGCCCCGGCTACGCGCGCATGCACCAGGCCTTCAAGGCCGCCTACGCCGACATGACGGCCAAGCACCCCTGCTTCGGCCACGCCTCCAGGATGCCCGACCATCGCTGGTGGAGGACGTGCGTCAGGGACTCCTTCCTCAGG GCAGGACACGAGTACGATGATGCCACATTTGAGCGGATCTTCGGGCAAATCTACGCCGCCTTCGGCTCCCCCGCCCCGTACTCGGTGTTCCCCGACGCGCGGCCCTTCCTCCGGTGGCTGCGCGGCGAGGGGATCATGGCCGGGGTCGTCACCAACGCGGACTGCCGCTACAGGGACGTCGTCCTGCCCGCGCTGGGGCTGAACCAG GGGTCCGAGTGGGACTTCGGGGTGTTCTCGGGCGTCGCCGGCGTCGAGAAGCCCGACCGGCGGATCTACGAGATGGCGCTGGAGGCGGCCGGGGGCGTGGCGCCGGAGGAGGCGCTGCACATCGGCGACAGCATGAGCAAGGACTACGCGCCGGCCCGGGCCGTCGggatgcacgcgctgctgctgGACAGGTTCGGGACCGCTGATGCCGAGAGGTGGCGGCGGTCCGGCGCGGTGGTGCTCCCTGACCTCGTCTCCGCCCGGGAGTGGCTCATCCGGGATCCCCCTGCCGCGCATGGAGGAACCGACAACGCCTGGGCGGAGGAGTGA
- the LOC123132553 gene encoding choline-phosphate cytidylyltransferase 2 gives MADAKAEAARQAPQSSQEEEEDWKEAEGDVEVADRSTSNGGGGGAGEGITDRPIRVYADGIYDLFHFGHARSLEQAKKSFPNAYLLVGCCNDELTHQYKGRTVMTEDERYESLRHCKWVDEVIPDAPWVVTEEFLNKHNIDFVAHDSLPYHDASGASNDVYEFVKKLGKFKETKRTEGISTSDIIMRIVKDYNEYVMRNLARGYSRNDLGVSYVKEKRLRVNMGLKTLRDKVKQHQEKVGEKWSTVAKLQEEWVENADRWVVGFLEKFEEGCHSMGTAIKERIQERLKEAQSRDFSLLQYDSDDFDDFEEEDDEVAKDAKYVKE, from the exons ATGGCCGACGCGAAGGccgaggcggcgaggcaggcgccGCAGTCctcccaggaggaggaggaggactggaaggAGGCCGAGGGGGACGTCGAGGTCGCGGACAGGTCCACgagcaatggcggcggcggcggcgccggcgaggggatCACGGACAGGCCGATCCGGGTCTACGCCGACGGCATCTACGACCTCTTCCACTTCGGCCACGCGCGCTCGCTCGAGCAGGCCAAGAAATC GTTCCCTAATGCATATCTTCTTGTCGGGTGCTGCAATGATGAGTTGACACatcaatacaaaggaagaactgtcATGACAGAGGACGAGAGATATGAATCACTTCGCCATTGCAA GTGGGTTGATGAAGTCATTCCTGACGCTCCGTGGGTAGTAACAGAAGAGTTCTTGAACAAGCATAACATCGATTTTGTTGCACATGATTCTCTGCC GTATCATGATGCTAGTGGAGCTAGTAATGATGTCTATGAATTT GTAAAAAAGCTTGGTAAATTTAAGGAGACCAAGCGCACAGAAGGAATATCAACCTCAGACATTATAATGAGGATTGTTAAAGATTATAATGAGTATGTTATGCGCAATCTGGCCAGGGGGTACAGCAGAAATGATCTTGGTGTCAGCTATGTCAAG GAAAAACGACTAAGAGTTAATATGGGATTGAAAACCCTCCGTGACAAAGTGAAGCAGCACCAAGAAAAAGTAGGGGAGAAG TGGAGTACAGTGGCAAAACTCCAGGAAGAGTGGGTTGAAAACGCAGATCGCTGGGTTGTTGGTTTTCTAGAGAAATTCGAGGAAGGTTGCCATTCAATG GGAACTGCCATCAAGGAAAGAATCCAGGAAAGGCTGAAGGAGGCGCAGTCTAGGGACTTCAGCCTTCTACAATACGACAGTGACGACTTTGACGACTTTGAAGAAGAAGACGATGAAGTTGCCAAAGATGCCAAATACGTGAAAGAATAG